Part of the Sceloporus undulatus isolate JIND9_A2432 ecotype Alabama unplaced genomic scaffold, SceUnd_v1.1 scaffold_15725, whole genome shotgun sequence genome, AAGATACAGGATTTCTCTGATCTTATGCATGTTGAAAGATATGGCTTTCGAGGGGAAGCTCTGAGTTCCTTGTGTGCTTTAAGGTAAGATGCTTCTTCTCCATAAAGGCAAAGCAATAGCTAAAGTGTTTTTAGTctcatgtagagagatcttgaagcacctttgagactaatggaaagaaagaagttggcagcatgagcttccatagacttcaaTCTATTTCCTCAGACGATTTTGGATCTTCTTCAGATGCTTTATAACTATGACCTTTATTAAAACTTGTGGAGCAGAATGAGAGGCCAAGTTAAAAAGATGAGAAAAGGAGATATCActgttttaaaatagataaagctgttttatgtatctatgtatttcttttcttagCCTGTTAGCATTTATTTAGTAAGAACAAAGGTGCCTGTTCTTCTTGCAGCGACGTTTCCATTTTCATCTGTCACAAGTCAGCAAAGGTTGGGAGGCGGCTGGTGTTTGATCACAAAGGGACAATTGCCCTGAGAGTCCCTTATCCCCGCCAACAAGGGACAACAGTCAGTGTGCAGCAGTTGTTCCATGCGTTGCCAGTGCGGCACAAAGAATTTCAGCACAACATTAAAAAGGTAGGAGTAGTTGAATGACGGATCTTGGATTTCAAGAGTGCCAAGACTATTGGTTTTAAAACTGCAAAGGAAGCCTTCTGAAGGCCTTTGTTGAGACAAGATGAAGCTCTCTTTAGATTGAATGCCAAATGAAATAAACTTTTAATCAGAATATTATGCAGGTTTAAGAAATCCTGAGGTAAGAGAGTCTGTGTATCTGGTGTCCAATTGTGACTGATTCTGCCTCAGTGCTGCATTCTCTGAAAGCTTG contains:
- the LOC121918542 gene encoding mismatch repair endonuclease PMS2-like; protein product: CGIEEENFAGLTLKHHTSKIQDFSDLMHVERYGFRGEALSSLCALSDVSIFICHKSAKVGRRLVFDHKGTIALRVPYPRQQGTTVSVQQLFHALPVRHKEFQHNIKKEYAKMAQVLQAYCILSRGVRMTC